A stretch of Camelina sativa cultivar DH55 chromosome 18, Cs, whole genome shotgun sequence DNA encodes these proteins:
- the LOC104762598 gene encoding uncharacterized protein C6C3.02c, whose protein sequence is MGRRSSGGRSAPRPRPAAARSPAPQTVNRAPPPATVPASGGGGGMFSGIGSTIAQGMAFGTGSAVAHRAVDSVMGPRTIQHEAVEAASASAAPAGSNMFSSSCDIHAKAFQDCIGSYGSEISKCQFYMDMLAECRKNSGSVIGA, encoded by the exons atgggtcgccGTAGCTCAGGAG GAAGATCTGCTCCTCGCCCTCGTCCTGCTGCTGCACGCAGCCCAGCTCCTCAAACTG TAAACCGTGCGCCTCCCCCAGCTACAGTTCCGGCcagcggtggtggtggtggcatGTTCTCAGGCATTGGTTCAACCATTGCTCAGG GTATGGCTTTTGGTACTGGAAGTGCTGTTGCGCACAGGGCTGTTGATTCCGTGATGGGTCCACGAACCATTCAACATGAAGCTGTTGAGGCTGCTTCTGCATCTGCTGCCCCTGCTGGAAGCAACATGTTTTCTAGTTCCTGTGATATTCATGCTAAGGCTTTCCAAGAT TGCATCGGCAGCTATGGAAGCGAGATTAGCAAATGCCAGTTCTACATGGACATGTTGGCAGAGTGCAGGAAGAACTCTGGTTCCGTGATTGGTGCCTAG
- the LOC104762597 gene encoding KH domain-containing protein HEN4-like isoform X2 — protein sequence MERSSFSFQTEKRSGAFDPGSGLGSSKRVKTNHTRPLPPLVVPVGHAAFRLLCPLPQVGAVIGKSGSVIKQLQQSTGAKIRVEEPPFGSPDRVITIIAQVNSKSMVKFGVNNNGNEEGGNKEDEVEVSKAQGALIRVFELLAAEANSDTAVCRLLTESSHAGAVIGKGGQMVGSIRKETGCKIAIRTENLPMCADADDEMVEIEGNAIAVKKALVSISRCLQSCQSVEKIRVVGNRPLEKEFQASLHRPIETIIQESLPRSVEVNPFDYRQRKDEMFFRGNLGRPNDVMPLPRDALHHRHIEVDLQGTLRRHIEADRQDSLRMHAEADRQDALRRHMEADRQDALRRHIDVDPRETLYRPSDVVRGDVSRQYRERDDSHDFLHRPFEMVQRRDTMGMAFESFPRDGFGRPTDTIPQETLSRPSADFLVHRYSTLDTHPHSINTSAPMTNAATSKPPLSEVDVVNQDVVFKILCSTENAGGVIGTGGKVIRMLHSETGAFINVGNTLADCEERLIAVTAPENPECLTSPAQKAIMLVFSRLFELATKKILDNGPMTSITARLVVPTSQIGCLLGKGGVIVSEMRKMTGATVQILKVEQNPKCVSENDQVVQISGEFPSVREAIFHITSRLRDSSLSNLMKKSVTKSSSTLTTERIYHGHSDNPMSIGSHQPVSNPPTISSNLHRRSEDSFLSSSHSSVNFSRPVGIDPYIRPEDTFPDRFNPAAGYSPNFGRRFTVDHSDISHHLTEAPSRLWVSPPPVAPRGLSDASGGLSSARAGQALGSGQKSAIVTNTTVEIRVPENAMSFVYGEHGYNLEQLKQISGARVIVHEPSLGTSDRIIVISGTPDQTQAAQNLLHAFILTGETSLSKIYNLN from the exons ATGGAGCGAAGTAGCTTTAGTTTTCAAACAGAGAAGAGATCCGGAGCGTTCGATCCAGGTTCAGGTTTGGGATCTTCGAAGAGGGTCAAAACGAATCACACGCGGCCGCTCCCGCCGCTGGTTGTGCCGGTGGGACACGCGGCGTTTCGATTGCTCTGCCCTTTGCCGCAAGTCGGTGCGGTGATTGGAAAATCTGGAAGCGTAATCAAACAGCTTCAACAATCAACCGGAGCTAAGATACGGGTCGAGGAGCCTCCGTTTGGATCTCCGGATCGGGTCATCACGATCATCGCACAAGTGAATTCAAAATCGATGGTAAAATTTGGTGTTAACAACAATGGGAATGAAGAAGGGGGGAACAAGGAGGATGAAGTTGAGGTATCTAAAGCACAAGGAGCGTTGATTAGAGTTTTCGAACTTCTAGCGGCGGAAGCGAATAGTGATACGGCCGTGTGCCGATTGTTGACTGAGTCTAGCCATGCGGGTGCTGTGATAGGCAAAGGTGGTCAAATGGTTGGGAGTATTAGGAAAGAAACTGGCTGCAAAATTGCGATACGGACTGAGAATTTGCCCATGTGCGCTGACGCTGATGACGAGATGGTGGAG ATTGAAGGAAATGCTATCGCTGTGAAGAAAGCTCTTGTATCTATCTCCCGCTGCCTGCAAAGTTGCCAATCAGTTGAAAAGATAAGGGTGGTTGGAAACAGACCCCTTGAAAAAGAGTTCCAAGCATCTTTGCATAGGCCCATAGAAACTATCATTCAGGAGTCACTTCCTAGGTCCGTCGAAGTTAACCCTTTCGATTATAGACAGAGAAAAGACGAGATGTTTTTTCGGGGTAATTTAGGTCGGCCTAATGATGTGATGCCGCTTCCACGTGATGCTTTGCATCATAGGCATATCGAGGTGGATCTTCAGGGTACTTTACGCAGGCATATTGAGGCAGACCGGCAAGATTCTTTACGCATGCATGCTGAGGCAGACCGACAGGATGCTTTACGCAGGCATATGGAGGCGGACCGGCAAGATGCTTTACGCAGGCATATTGATGTGGATCCTCGAGAAACGTTATACAGGCCTTCTGATGTTGTCAGGGGAGATGTTTCTCGACAGTATAGAGAGAGGGATGATTCTCATGATTTCTTGCATAGGCCTTTCGAGATGGTTCAACGTCGTGATACTATGGGCATGGCTTTTGAGTCATTTCCACGTGATGGTTTTGGAAGGCCTACTGACACAATCCCACAAGAAACTCTTAGTCGGCCAAGTGCTGATTTTCTTGTACATCGTTATTCAACTCTCGATACACATCCTCACAGCATAAATACGTCTGCTCCAATGACTAACGCTGCCACCAGTAAGCCACCTCTATCAGAAGTGGATGTTGTGAACCAAGATGTGGTTTTTAAGATACTTTGTTCCACTGAAAATGCTGGCGGAGTTATCGGGACTGGGGGTAAAGTTATCAGAATGCTTCATAGTGAAACAGGTGCCTTCATTAATGTGGGAAATACACTTGCTGACTGCGAAGAACGTTTGATTGCAGTAACTGCACCAGAG AACCCTGAATGTCTTACCTCGCCAGCCCAGAAAGCTATTATGCTTGTTTTTTCTAGATTATTTGAGCTTGCCACTAAAAAAATCCTAGACAATGGCCCAATGACATCTATCACTGCACGGCTTGTTGTCCCAACAAGCCAGATTGGTTGTTTGCTGGGAAAAGGAGGTGTTATTGTTTCGGAAATGCGGAAAATGACTGGGGCAACAGttcaaattttgaaagttgAGCAGAACCCAAAATGTGTTTCAGAGAATGATCAAGTTGTGCAG ATTTCAGGAGAGTTCCCTAGTGTGAGAGAAGCCATTTTCCATATTACGAGCAGGCTGCGAGACAGTTCTCTCTCCAACTTAATGAAAAAATCGGTAACCAAGAGCAGTTCCACCTTAACTACAGAGAGAATCTACCATGGACACTCAGATAATCCTATGTCTATTGGGTCTCATCAACCCGTTAGTAATCCACCTACCATCTCTTCAAATCTGCACAGAAGATCTGAGGATTCCTTTTTAAGTAGCTCTCATTCTTCAGTTAACTTCTCCAGACCTGTTGGCATAGATCCTTACATAAGACCAGAAGACACGTTTCCTGATAGGTTTAATCCCGCAGCAGGCTATTCTCCTAATTTTGGTCGGCGGTTCACCGTGGACCACAGTGATATCTCCCATCACTTAACTGAGGCCCCATCTCGTTTGTGGGTGTCCCCG CCACCGGTAGCTCCAAGAGGCTTATCTGATGCCAGTGGCGGATTATCTTCAGCAAGGGCTGGCCAGGCACTTGGCAG TGGACAAAAATCTGCCATCGTTACAAACACAACCGTGGAAATTAGAGTTCCAGAAAATGCTATGAGCTTTGTGTATGGAGAGCATGGCTACAATCTGGAGCAACTGAAACAG ATATCTGGTGCGAGGGTCATAGTACATGAACCTTCTCTAGGAACAAGTGACAGGATCATTGTCATATCTGGGACACCTGATCAAACCCAAGCTGCTCAAAACCTCCTTCATGCCTTCATCCTTACAGGGGAAACCTCGTTGTCCAAAATATACAACCTAAACTAG
- the LOC104762594 gene encoding beta-ureidopropionase codes for MDKKMISENGETTTADGSICGYDSLHQLLSANLKPELYQEVSRLLLGRNCGGSLEQIVLPESAKALSSKHDFDLQAVSFSADKEQMRMPRVVRVGLIQNSIAIPTTAPFSDQKRAIFDKLKPMIDAAGVAGVNILCLQEAWTMPFAFCTREKRWCEFAEPVDGESTKFLQEFARKYNMVIVSPILERDIDHGEVMWNTAVIIGNNGNIIGKHRKNHIPRVGDFNESTYYMEGDTGHPVFETVFGKIAVNICYGRHHPLNWLAFGLNGAEIVFNPSATVGGLSEPMWPIEARNAAIANSYFVGSINRVGTEVFPNPFTSGDEKPQHNDFGHFYGSSHFSAPDASCTPSLSRYKDGLMISDMDLNLCRQYKDKWGFRMTARYEVYADLLAKYIKPDFKPQVVSDPLLHKNSS; via the exons ATGGATAAGAAGATGATCTCAGAGAACGGAGAAACAACAACTGCAGACGGATCGATTTGTGGCTATGATTCGCTGCATCAACTCTTATCAGCGAATCTCAAGCCCGAGCTCTATCAG GAGGTCAGCCGATTGCTACTTGGACGTAACTGTGGGGGATCTCTTGAGCAGATTGTTCTGCCAGAGTCTGCAAAAGCcttatcttcaaaacatgattttGATCTCCAG GCTGTTAGCTTTTCAGCTGATAAAGAGCAGATGAGAATGCCTCGAGTGGTCAGAGTTGGTCTCATTCAAAACTCCATCGCTATTCCCACAACTGCTCCATTCTCTGACCAAAAACGTGCAATTTTCGACAAGTTGAAGCCGATGATCGATGCTGCGGGTGTTGCTGGTGTTAACATACTGTGCTTGCAG GAAGCTTGGACCATGCCATTTGCATTTTGCACTAGGGAGAAGAGATGGTGTGAGTTTGCTGAGCCTGTTGATGGCGAATCGACAAAGTTTCTTCAAGAATTCGCTAGAAAGTATAACATGGTGATTGTGAGTCCTATTCTTGAAAGAGATATTGATCATGGTGAAGTGATGTGGAATACCGCTGTGATTATAGGGAATAATGGAAATATCATTGGCAAACATCGAAAG AACCACATACCGAGGGTAGGTGATTTCAACGAGAGCACGTATTACATGGAAGGAGACACAGGACACCCTGTGTTTGAGACGGTGTTTGGGAAAATTGCAGTCAATATATGTTATGGGAGACACCATCCTCTAAATTGGTTAGCTTTTGGTCTAAATGGTGCCGAGATTGTTTTCAACCCTTCTGCAACTGTTGGTGGTCTCAGTGAACCAATGTGGCCTATTGAG GCACGAAATGCGGCGATAGCAAACAGTTACTTTGTTGGATCCATCAACAGAGTTGGAACCGAAGTATTCCCCAATCCTTTTACATCAGGCGATGAGAAACCGCAACATAATGATTTCGGACATTTCTATGGGTCAAGCCATTTCTCTGCACCAGATGCTTCTTGCACTCCGTCTCTGTCCCGTTACAAAGATGGGTTAATGATCTCAGACATGGATCTCAATCTCTGCAGGCAATACAAAGACAAATGGGGATTTAGAATGACTGCAAGATATGAAGTCTATGCCGATCTTTTGGCCAAGTACATAAAGCCAGACTTCAAACCTCAAGTCGTCTCTGACCCATTGCTCCACAAGAATTCttcataa
- the LOC104762595 gene encoding fructose-1,6-bisphosphatase, chloroplastic: MQSLTLIQYPTPVSPQRLNLYPLRQIAVSVLSTPTAGINRREMASSRRESASFKSLAVGRTLTGGDDDGYCTLIDFAGANVGDDLVVLLYHLQHACKRIASLVASPFNSSLGKLSVKSSSSGSDRDAPKPLDIVSNDIVLSSLRNSGKVAVMASEEDDSPTWIKDDGPYVVVVDPLDGSRNIDASIPTGTIFGIYDRLVELDHLPVEEKAELNSLQRGNRLVASGYVLYSSATIFCVTLGSGTHAFTLDHSTGEFVLTHQNIKIPTRGQIYSVNDARYFDWPEGLRKYIDTVRQGKGQNPKKYSARYICSLVADLHRTLLYGGVAMNPRDHLRLVYEGNPLAFLVEQAGGKSSDGEREILSIQPVKLHQRLPLFLGSLEDVAELESYGNVQQTVNPGYDV, translated from the exons ATGCAATCTCTCACCTTAATTCAGTACCCAACTCCAGTTTCCCCGCAAAGACTCAATCTTTACCCGTTAAGACAAATCGCAGTTTCTGTTCTTTCAACTCCGACCGCCGGTATTAACCGTCGCGAGATGGCGTCGTCTCGCCGTGAGTCTGCTTCATTTAAGTCCCTCGCTGTTGGTCGGACTTTGACcggaggtgatgatgatggttacTGTACTCTCATAGACTTTGCAG GGGCAAATGTAGGAGATGATCTTGTGGTGTTGCTTTACCACTTACAACATGCCTGCAAAAGAATCGCTTCTCTTGTCGCCTCTCCTTTCAATTCTTCACTTGGGAAGCTCTCTGTTAAATCCTCCTCTAGTGGGTCAGACCGAGATGCGCCTAAGCCGCTCGATATTGTTTCG AACGATATAGTCTTGTCCTCTCTTAGAAACTCTGGGAAAGTAGCAGTAATGGCTTCCGAAGAAGACGATAGTCCAACTTGGATCAAAGATGATGGTCCTTACGTTGTGGTTGTAGATCCTCTAGATGGATCACGGAACATTGATGCTTCGATACCCACTGGAACTATATTTGGGATTTACGATCGTCTCGTTGAGCTTGATCATTTACCTGTTGAAGAGAAAGCTGAACTCAATTCTTTGCAGAGAGGAAACAGGCTTGTTGCTTCCGGTTACGTGCTCTACTCTTCAGCCACTATATTCTGCGTTACACTTGGCTCGGGAACACACGCCTTCACGCTAGATCACTCAACAGGGGAATTTGTTCTTACCCATCAAAACATCAAGATCCCTACTCGAG GACAAATCTACTCAGTGAACGATGCGAGGTACTTCGATTGGCCAGAAGGTTTAAGGAAGTACATTGACACAGTGAGACAAGGCAAAGGTCAAAACCCGAAAAAATACTCGGCGCGTTACATCTGTTCTCTAGTGGCTGATCTTCACAGGACTCTCTTATACGGTGGAGTTGCTATGAATCCACGAGACCATCTTCGTTTAGTCTATGAAGGAAACCCTTTGGCTTTTCTGGTGGAACAAGCTGGTGGTAAATCCTCcgatggagaaagagagatacttTCAATACAGCCGGTGAAGCTTCACCAGAGGTTGCCTCTGTTTCTTGGGAGCCTAGAGGATGTTGCTGAGCTTGAAAGCTATGGAAATGTGCAGCAGACTGTGAATCCTGGCTATGATGTTTAA
- the LOC104762599 gene encoding phosphoglycerate mutase-like protein 1, producing METGAGIGLYPLHRCKTIYLVRHAQGIHNVDGEKNYKAYMSQEYFDAELTQLGWKQVDGLRKHVHSSGLHKKIELVISSPLMRTLQTAVGVFGGEGYTDISDVLPLMVANAGNSSRAAISSLNCPPIITEESCREHLGVHPCDQRRSTSDYQFLFPAVDFSLIESEEDKLWKADVRETIEELAARGKKFLNWLWTRKEKEIAIVTHSGFLFHTLNALQSECHPDVKKEICGHFANCELRSMVIVDRSMLGSDTSVTDYPGKIPKGIDLPSDAVVDDNNIKAE from the exons ATGGAGACTGGTGCTGGTATAGGTCTGTACCCTTTGCACCGCTGCAAAACCATTTACTTA GTGAGACATGCTCAGGGGATTCACAATGTTGATGGGGAAAAGAACTATAAGGCCTACATGTCTCAGGAGTACTTCGATGCAGAGTTGACCCAACTTGGCTGGAAACAG GTAGATGGTTTGCGTAAGCATGTTCATTCCAGTGGACTTCACAAGAAGATTGAACTGGTCATATCGTCTCCACTGATGAG AACATTGCAAACTGCTGTTGGTGTTTTTGGTGGAGAGGGCTACACAGATATAAGTGATGTACTACCTCTAATGGTAGCAAATGCAGGAAATAGTAGCCGTGCTGCTATATCGAGTTTAAACTGCCCACCAATTATTACAGAGGAGTCCTGCAGAGAACATTTG GGAGTGCATCCATGTGATCAGAGGAGAAGTACCAGCGACTATCAGTTTCTTTTCCCTGCAGTTGACTTTTCACTG ATAGAAAGCGAGGAAGACAAGTTATGGAAGGCTGATGTTAGAGAAACAATTGAAGAACTTGCAGCTAGAGGAAAAAAGTTCCTGAACTG GCTATGgacaaggaaagaaaaagagatagcTATTGTGACACACAGTGGTTTCTTGTTTCACACATTGAATGCACTACAAAGCGAATGCCATCCAGATGTTAAGAAGGAAATTTGCGGCCA CTTTGCTAATTGTGAGCTACGTTCAATGGTCATCGTCGATAGAAG TATGTTGGGATCGGATACTTCGGTGACTGATTATCCAGGTAAGATTCCAAAGGGGATTGACCTTCCAAGTGATGCTGTTGTAGATGATAACAACATCAAAGCTGAGTGA
- the LOC104762597 gene encoding KH domain-containing protein HEN4-like isoform X1 — protein MERSSFSFQTEKRSGAFDPGSGLGSSKRVKTNHTRPLPPLVVPVGHAAFRLLCPLPQVGAVIGKSGSVIKQLQQSTGAKIRVEEPPFGSPDRVITIIAQVNSKSMVKFGVNNNGNEEGGNKEDEVEVSKAQGALIRVFELLAAEANSDTAVCRLLTESSHAGAVIGKGGQMVGSIRKETGCKIAIRTENLPMCADADDEMVEIEGNAIAVKKALVSISRCLQSCQSVEKIRVVGNRPLEKEFQASLHRPIETIIQESLPRSVEVNPFDYRQRKDEMFFRGNLGRPNDVMPLPRDALHHRHIEVDLQGTLRRHIEADRQDSLRMHAEADRQDALRRHMEADRQDALRRHIDVDPRETLYRPSDVVRGDVSRQYRERDDSHDFLHRPFEMVQRRDTMGMAFESFPRDGFGRPTDTIPQETLSRPSADFLVHRYSTLDTHPHSINTSAPMTNAATSKPPLSEVDVVNQDVVFKILCSTENAGGVIGTGGKVIRMLHSETGAFINVGNTLADCEERLIAVTAPENPECLTSPAQKAIMLVFSRLFELATKKILDNGPMTSITARLVVPTSQIGCLLGKGGVIVSEMRKMTGATVQILKVEQNPKCVSENDQVVQISGEFPSVREAIFHITSRLRDSSLSNLMKKSVTKSSSTLTTERIYHGHSDNPMSIGSHQPVSNPPTISSNLHRRSEDSFLSSSHSSVNFSRPVGIDPYIRPEDTFPDRFNPAAGYSPNFGRRFTVDHSDISHHLTEAPSRLWVSPPPVAPRGLSDASGGLSSARAGQALGSGQKSAIVTNTTVEIRVPENAMSFVYGEHGYNLEQLKQISGARVIVHEPSLGTSDRIIVISGTPDQTQAAQNLLHAFILTGETSLSKIYNLN, from the exons ATGGAGCGAAGTAGCTTTAGTTTTCAAACAGAGAAGAGATCCGGAGCGTTCGATCCAGGTTCAGGTTTGGGATCTTCGAAGAGGGTCAAAACGAATCACACGCGGCCGCTCCCGCCGCTGGTTGTGCCGGTGGGACACGCGGCGTTTCGATTGCTCTGCCCTTTGCCGCAAGTCGGTGCGGTGATTGGAAAATCTGGAAGCGTAATCAAACAGCTTCAACAATCAACCGGAGCTAAGATACGGGTCGAGGAGCCTCCGTTTGGATCTCCGGATCGGGTCATCACGATCATCGCACAAGTGAATTCAAAATCGATGGTAAAATTTGGTGTTAACAACAATGGGAATGAAGAAGGGGGGAACAAGGAGGATGAAGTTGAGGTATCTAAAGCACAAGGAGCGTTGATTAGAGTTTTCGAACTTCTAGCGGCGGAAGCGAATAGTGATACGGCCGTGTGCCGATTGTTGACTGAGTCTAGCCATGCGGGTGCTGTGATAGGCAAAGGTGGTCAAATGGTTGGGAGTATTAGGAAAGAAACTGGCTGCAAAATTGCGATACGGACTGAGAATTTGCCCATGTGCGCTGACGCTGATGACGAGATGGTGGAG ATTGAAGGAAATGCTATCGCTGTGAAGAAAGCTCTTGTATCTATCTCCCGCTGCCTGCAAAGTTGCCAATCAGTTGAAAAGATAAGGGTGGTTGGAAACAGACCCCTTGAAAAAGAGTTCCAAGCATCTTTGCATAGGCCCATAGAAACTATCATTCAGGAGTCACTTCCTAGGTCCGTCGAAGTTAACCCTTTCGATTATAGACAGAGAAAAGACGAGATGTTTTTTCGGGGTAATTTAGGTCGGCCTAATGATGTGATGCCGCTTCCACGTGATGCTTTGCATCATAGGCATATCGAGGTGGATCTTCAGGGTACTTTACGCAGGCATATTGAGGCAGACCGGCAAGATTCTTTACGCATGCATGCTGAGGCAGACCGACAGGATGCTTTACGCAGGCATATGGAGGCGGACCGGCAAGATGCTTTACGCAGGCATATTGATGTGGATCCTCGAGAAACGTTATACAGGCCTTCTGATGTTGTCAGGGGAGATGTTTCTCGACAGTATAGAGAGAGGGATGATTCTCATGATTTCTTGCATAGGCCTTTCGAGATGGTTCAACGTCGTGATACTATGGGCATGGCTTTTGAGTCATTTCCACGTGATGGTTTTGGAAGGCCTACTGACACAATCCCACAAGAAACTCTTAGTCGGCCAAGTGCTGATTTTCTTGTACATCGTTATTCAACTCTCGATACACATCCTCACAGCATAAATACGTCTGCTCCAATGACTAACGCTGCCACCAGTAAGCCACCTCTATCAGAAGTGGATGTTGTGAACCAAGATGTGGTTTTTAAGATACTTTGTTCCACTGAAAATGCTGGCGGAGTTATCGGGACTGGGG GTAAAGTTATCAGAATGCTTCATAGTGAAACAGGTGCCTTCATTAATGTGGGAAATACACTTGCTGACTGCGAAGAACGTTTGATTGCAGTAACTGCACCAGAG AACCCTGAATGTCTTACCTCGCCAGCCCAGAAAGCTATTATGCTTGTTTTTTCTAGATTATTTGAGCTTGCCACTAAAAAAATCCTAGACAATGGCCCAATGACATCTATCACTGCACGGCTTGTTGTCCCAACAAGCCAGATTGGTTGTTTGCTGGGAAAAGGAGGTGTTATTGTTTCGGAAATGCGGAAAATGACTGGGGCAACAGttcaaattttgaaagttgAGCAGAACCCAAAATGTGTTTCAGAGAATGATCAAGTTGTGCAG ATTTCAGGAGAGTTCCCTAGTGTGAGAGAAGCCATTTTCCATATTACGAGCAGGCTGCGAGACAGTTCTCTCTCCAACTTAATGAAAAAATCGGTAACCAAGAGCAGTTCCACCTTAACTACAGAGAGAATCTACCATGGACACTCAGATAATCCTATGTCTATTGGGTCTCATCAACCCGTTAGTAATCCACCTACCATCTCTTCAAATCTGCACAGAAGATCTGAGGATTCCTTTTTAAGTAGCTCTCATTCTTCAGTTAACTTCTCCAGACCTGTTGGCATAGATCCTTACATAAGACCAGAAGACACGTTTCCTGATAGGTTTAATCCCGCAGCAGGCTATTCTCCTAATTTTGGTCGGCGGTTCACCGTGGACCACAGTGATATCTCCCATCACTTAACTGAGGCCCCATCTCGTTTGTGGGTGTCCCCG CCACCGGTAGCTCCAAGAGGCTTATCTGATGCCAGTGGCGGATTATCTTCAGCAAGGGCTGGCCAGGCACTTGGCAG TGGACAAAAATCTGCCATCGTTACAAACACAACCGTGGAAATTAGAGTTCCAGAAAATGCTATGAGCTTTGTGTATGGAGAGCATGGCTACAATCTGGAGCAACTGAAACAG ATATCTGGTGCGAGGGTCATAGTACATGAACCTTCTCTAGGAACAAGTGACAGGATCATTGTCATATCTGGGACACCTGATCAAACCCAAGCTGCTCAAAACCTCCTTCATGCCTTCATCCTTACAGGGGAAACCTCGTTGTCCAAAATATACAACCTAAACTAG